A single region of the Plasmodium chabaudi chabaudi strain AS genome assembly, chromosome: 3 genome encodes:
- a CDS encoding pentafunctional AROM polypeptide, putative — protein MQEIALEENIPIHNTFQEHNEFKYENVHVENTLSPFFESFQLKRSDHGSYIIIIDYKLLLKIKKKLFKIIAFLLNKENGKSSRISQAQNVLNTSDIITKTRKKNEHNDIEEQKNSHTTYIQIDKKNYEQVMQNGDEKERKNLAGQEKNAFNKNILIEKYQNIIQEIVDNDKINTFEIENVRIVVTRIKKKDQEVDKLEDFIEILKKIPISSQSEIFVFSNKCMIDILHVLHNHFKATKIYAFPLSIRSAITITQEISRIPNNPISIYVAICLLSPANEKECTFGLTEALRLGILNDKKLYIKIKENDLNYFQNRLKYIICKCIQNREDIIKKWSSSVNYMNILHFGNVVGSAIKRVFSQIPSCENYKNGYNIYGIYYELKILHEIHKISMLLFLDIEQVMAKYKLNYKLNQNFLNYYTKDIITFLHKTYCSKGNNEIPIVHLTDINKIKPDVIIKVPLSIFCKVLSPIVSISACSNLISLNMFWSPPKMEMTNGKNFNFLFIKNVGNKSETIRVIYTSCMSTQSVILKNVNLCFDVALFIKILKDLKFDICLKKKTKETYKSIFDKIDKGHIATYKCKQNEYHLSITGNIDNRNSMFLFKNFIFQDKIIFNVYNSGTVCRLILPLLCLYICKQNLKAKKENKTLLKFIVLKGNKQMESVRIISPLVKVIQKSFKYIKIIYLKKENYLPIQISVKTEKLKSYNIFLSSNMFIDNSASSQFVSSMLLISPFSETSTSIHLLYKKVRKQGYKKGCKKGCSIYRDKFFKMRTNKINYCNSLDNVFKKNIYRKGLNPKELSYYKCSYNKAFLEIVHPKKDKKFGETKMCANGEVRNGSLRRRQENRIRIQKSNHFLKRLNKTYFETTSKAFIDLTVNVMKLWGVKVYIQNCNYIIKKEKVSKNFSYFSYCLAKKKAEKKSVLYHKKGYWKNMCRYTHFRCAKLSRPRWSGSKSVVKRVKYYKMGIRYEQNKREKDKTVLGSSQLNGNNIACKHAYRICNDLGLYFYFIVGCIIKKINCSFVLNLCLSNVMMKRVSPKYYKIKYVMIQKNVQNYFLLNLLLLLDVDIYIKRESSEQVRLFLITSKGVHMKIERKLDKIFEKRKREMGKAGSTREPNNKIKYHVFEKIHINYYFNDINKLLTKVVIDAEYFSDDFFPICVLFCYYLIIHKSENILFKIKNIHNQDIKESIRINNVVYILKMCFQNLVFISCDSNSIYITRIRSCIDNCIFSINNNNNNRLDCSKMGYKKSAMFYNNSKYVMSSNNILYLFIDTKNDHRVIFMTTILSLIFRNILIDNCFQIKKSYPEFYEHVREYLQINLNYCTSFELKFNYFPHMNNYNISNEMAIPLFSDPSQDQTKEHSTDLVKKKKKKKKKWKPNYMNYYEVCNDSEGELPQNENYMKKYKYEDITKNDVNIYYLIKEINRLNVNIICGIRNVGKTYLGNKIKNSFVIDIDDYVFENEIKFDKIKIRDFRYYEYLTFVSVLYMSYCILAHNPCSKTYTTKANQDRDKDKIWHVDKCKQIHKTDNLFFFINNDVTFYNKKINDLYKYIKCRINKSNNNYINNITIILGGGIIEFEKSRHVISKLKNVILIKRDEKELYEICINDKIKPKLSGNLHEIIKNRTKIFNELNIPFHFSIPTENFINKNIKNLNEIRNNLIVTSFLNFFNYKFYAKPIINPKLLLTQVLSINLEDFHLFNYKTMESDHEFVELVIEGDGENRNSSNKTRNEISTGNYDYSLREMNANFPFIDFELLDLAIFIIRSYTSKPIIIKLCKNMTKSGKIYLNYIIRTFYKYKINLFDIDADTDTDGSCVNVLEETNENCFFIISKTISEMNELQKCINLVNLFYVDYLKLSFHLFSKQNKELLDTILNKHYKDKLKNKSLQNHKQYINKNGKHILLYNVEPKYDPFSAFLYNQIITLNCEKEKQNKSQLLYHNFMYTYYYTNCIVAICYAEDDL, from the exons ATGCAAGAAATAGCATTAGAGGAAAATATACCCATACACAATACATTTCAGGAACataatgaatttaaatatgaaaatgtaCATGTAGAAAATACTCTATCACCATTCTTCGAATCCTTTCAATTg AAAAGGAGTGACCATGGAAGTTACATAATCATTATTGATTATAAGCTACtcctaaaaataaaaaaaaaactttttaaaattatagcTTTTCTtctaaataaagaaaatggaaaatcaTCACGAATAAGCCAAGCACAAAATGTACTAAACACAAGTGATATCATTACAAAGACgagaaagaaaaatgaacataatgatatagaagagcaaaaaaattcacacacaacatatatacagattgataaaaaaaattatgaacaagtCATGCAAAATGGAGATGAAAAAGAACGTAAAAATCTTGCCGGACaggaaaaaaatgcatttaATAAGAACATACTAATcgaaaaatatcaaaatataattcaagAAATAGttgataatgataaaataaatacatttgaGATAGAAAATGTTCGAATTGTTGTTACAAggataaaaaagaaagatcAAGAAGTTGACAAACTTGAAGATTTTAtagaaattttaaaaaaaattcccATTTCAAGCCAAAGtgaaatatttgttttttcaaataaatgcaTGATAGACATTTTACATGTTCTCCATAACCATTTTAAAg CGaccaaaatatatgcattccCCCTTAGTATCCGTTCAGCAATTACAATAACCCAAGAAATATCTCGGATCCCGAATAATCCCATCTCAA TTTACGTGGCTATTTGCCTACTTTCACCCGCAAATGAAAAGGAGTGCACATTTGGTTTGACGGAAGCACTAAGACTTGGAATTCTGAACGATAAAAaactttatataaaaataaaagaaaacgatttaaattattttcaaaatagattgaaatatataatatgcaaGTGCATACAAAATAGAgaagatataataaaaaaatggtcCAGCAGTGTAAACTATATGAatattcttcattttgGTAACGTTGTAGGGAGTGCAATAAAAAGGGTATTTAGTCAAATTCCAAGTtgtgaaaattataaaaacggatataatatttatggaatttattatgaattaaaaatattacacgaaattcataaaataagtaTGCTTTTATTTCTTGATATTGAACAAGTTATGGCAAAATATAAGTTAaactataaattaaatcaaaattttcttAATTACTATACTAAAGAtataattacatttttacaCAAAACATATTGTTCTAAAGGGAATAACGAAATTCCTATTGTCCACCTAACagacataaataaaataaaacccgatgttataataaaagtaccattgtctatattttgtaaagtCTTATCTCCTATAGTTTCAATTTCAGCATGCTCAAATTTGATatcattaaatatgttttggAGCCCCccaaaaatggaaatgaCCAATGggaaaaattttaattttttatttataaaaaatgttggTAATAAATCAGAAACTATTCGTGTGATCTATACTAGTTGTATGAGTACGCAAAGTGTTATccttaaaaatgttaatctATGTTTTGATGTTGCtttgtttattaaaattttaaaggatttaaaatttgatatatgtttgaaaaaaaaaacgaaggAAACATATAAAAGCATATTTGACAAAATAGATAAGGGCCATATTGCAACATACAAGtgtaaacaaaatgaatatcATTTATCAATTACTGGAAATATAGACAACAGAAACtcaatgtttttatttaaaaattttatatttcaagataaaataatatttaatgtatataattcagGAACTGTTTGTCGATTAATATTACCATTGTTgtgcttatatatatgtaaacaaaatttaaaagcaaaaaaagaaaacaaaacattattaaaatttattgtgttaaaaggaaataaacaaatggaATCTGTTCGAATTATAAGCCCATTAGTTAAAGTGATTCAAAAgtcttttaaatatataaaaattatttatttaaaaaaagaaaattatttaccAATTCAAATATCTGTAAAAACAGAAAAACtaaaaagttataatatttttttgtcaaGCAATATGTTTATCGATAATTCGGCATCAAGCCAATTCGTATCATCTATGCTACTGATTTCGCCTTTCTCAGAAACGAGCACTTCCATACATTTGCTATACAAAAAGGTTCGTAAACAAGGCTACAAAAAAGGTTGTAAAAAAGGATGCAGCATATATAGggataaattttttaaaatgcgaacgaacaaaattaattattgtaACTCATTGGATAAtgtctttaaaaaaaatatttatagaaaaGGTTTGAATCCAAAAGAGTTGTCATATTACAAATGTAGTTATAACAAAGCATTTTTAGAAATTGTCCACCccaaaaaagataaaaaatttgggGAAACTAAAATGTGTGCAAATGGTGAAGTACGGAATGGAAGTTTACGAAGGAGGCAAGAAAACAGAATACGTATACAAAAATcgaatcattttttaaaaagattaaataaaacatattttgaaaCTACTTCAAAAGCTTTCATCGATTTAACTGTGAATGTAATGAAATTATGGGGTGTAAAagtttatatacaaaattgtaACTACatcataaaaaaggaaaaggtGTCAAAAAATTTCTCTTACTTTTCCTATTGTTTAGCCAAGAAAAAagcagaaaaaaaatctgtactatatcataaaaaagGGTATTGGAAAAACATGTGTAGGTATACTCATTTTCGTTGTGCCAAATTAAGTAGGCCCCGTTGGAGTGGAAGTAAAAGTGTTGTTAAAAGGGTTAAGTACTACAAGATGGGAATCAGATATGAACAAAACAAAAGAGAGAAAGATAAAACCGTTTTAGGCAGTTCACAATTGAATGGTAATAATATCGCTTGTAAGCATGCATACAGAATATGCAACGATCTAggactttatttttattttattgttggatgtataataaaaaaaataaattgtaGTTTTGTTTTAAACTTATGTCTAAGCAATGTTATGATGAAAAGAGTGAGcccaaaatattataaaataaaatatgttatgattcaaaaaaatgtgcaaaattattttttactaaatTTGTTACTACTATTAGATGTggacatatatataaaaagggAATCTTCTGAACAAGTcagattatttttaatcacATCAAAGGGAGTGCATATGAAAATAGAGAGGAAATTGGATAAGATTTTcgaaaaaaggaaaagagAAATGGGAAAAGCTGGCTCAACGAGGGAgccaaataataaaataaaataccaTGTCTTTGAAAAGATTCACATAAATTACTattttaatgatataaataaattattaacaaaagTAGTTATAGATGCAGAATACTTTTCAGATGATTTTTTTCCGATTtgtgttttattttgttattatttgattattcataaaagtgaaaatatattatttaaaataaaaaatatacataaccAGGATATTAAAGAGTCAATAcgtataaataatgttgTATACATACTTAAGATGtgttttcaaaatttggtttttatttcatgtGACAGTAACAGTATATACATTACAAGGATTAGAAGCTGTATAGACAATTGCATATTcagtataaataataataataataatcgtTTGGACTGCTCTAAAATGGGTTATAAGAAAAGCGCCATGTTTTACAACAACTCTAAATATGTAATGAGcagtaataatatattatacttatttatagATACAAAGAATGATCACAgagttatttttatgactACTATATTGTCCCTTATTTTTCGAAACATTTTAATTGATAATTGttttcaaattaaaaaaagttatccTGAATTTTATGAGCATGTAAGGGAGTATCTACAAATAAATCTTAACTATTGCACATCTTTCGAactaaaatttaattattttcctcatatgaataattataacatATCCAATGAAATGGCAATTCCATTATTTTCTGATCCCTCTCAAGACCAGACTAAAGAACACTCCACTgatttagtaaaaaaaaaaaaaaaaaaaaaaaaaaaatggaaaccCAATTATATGAACTATTATGAAGTATGTAATGATTCAGAAGGGGAACTAccacaaaatgaaaattatatgaaaaaatataaatacgaagatataacaaaaaatgatgtaaatatatattatttaataaaagaaataaaccgccttaatgtaaatataatatgtggTATTCGTAATGTAggaaaaacatatttagggaacaaaataaaaaatagttttgTAATAGATATAGATGATTATGTATTTGAAAACGAAAttaaatttgataaaattaaaatacgTGATTTTAgatattatgaatatttaacaTTCGTTTCGGTACTATATATGTCTTACTGTATTTTAGCTCATAACCCATGTTCAAAAACTTATACAACGAAAGCAAACCAAGATCGGGACAAAGACAAAATATGGCATGTAGATAAATGTAAACAAATCCACAAAACTGATAacctattttttttcataaataatgatgtaactttttacaataaaaaaataaacgatttatataaatatataaaatgtagaataaacaaatcaaataataattatattaataatattaccATAATATTAGGAGGTGGAATAATTGAGTTTGAAAAGTCAAGACATGTTATaagtaaattaaaaaatgttatacttattaaaagagatgaaaaagaattatatgaaatatgtataaatgaTAAGATAAAACCAAAATTATCAGGAAATTTAcatgaaattataaaaaatcgaactaaaatatttaacgaattaaatataccttttcatttttcaataCCTACAGaaaatttcataaataaaaatataaaaaatttaaatgaaatacgAAATAATTTGATTGTTACTAgttttttaaacttttttaaCTACAAATTTTATGCTAAGCCTATCATAAATCCTAAGCTTCTGCTTACTCAAGTTCTTTCTATAAATCTGGAGGACttccatttatttaattataaaactaTGGAATCGGATCATGAGTTTGTTGAGCTTGTTATTGAAGGGGATGGTGAAAATCGGAACAGTAGCAATAAAACCCGGAACGAAATATCAACAGGCAACTATGACTATTCACTAAGAGAGATGAATGCTAATTTCCCATTCATAGATTTCGAATTGCTAGATCTagccatttttattattcgaTCTTATACATCTAAACcgattataataaaattatgtaaaaatatgacaAAGTCAGGCAAAATATATCTTAACTATATAATACgcacattttataaatacaaaattaacCTATTCGATATTGATGCTGATACTGATACGGATGGAAGTTGTGTAAACGTTTTAGAagaaacaaatgaaaattgttttttcatcatttcaAAAACTATAAGCGAAATGAATGAACTACAAAAGTGTATAAACCTAGTTAATCTATTTTATGTAGATTATCTAAAATTGTcatttcatttgttttcaaaacaaaataaagaacTACTCGAtactattttaaataaacattataaagataaactaaaaaataaatctttGCAAAATCATAagcaatatataaataaaaatggaaaacatattttattatataatgtagAACCTAAATATGATCCCTTTTCAgcctttttatataaccAAATAATAACCTTGAATTGTGAAAAGGAAAAGCAAAACAAAAGCCAACtattatatcataatttCATGTAtacttattattatacaaattGTATAGTTGCCATTTGTTATGCTGAAGATGATTTGTAG
- a CDS encoding DNA-directed RNA polymerase III subunit RPC10, putative codes for MAFFCPNCHNIVLVHVENGVYLYCKTCNFKYKIKNKIYNKYDCTEFNKTIPLDAVDMNNKNMSKTQAICPKCTHDEAYFYSLQIRSADEPSTLFYICVNCNYHWKE; via the exons ATGGCTTTTTTTTGTCCGAATTGCCATAACATTGTTTTAGTTCATGTTGAGAATGGAGTGTACCTTTACTGTAAAACATGTAATTtcaaatacaaaataaaaaataaaatatacaacaAATATGATTGCACAGAATTTAACAAAACAATTCCCTTGGATGCTGTagatatgaataataaaaatatgtccAAAACGCAAg cTATATGCCCAAAATGCACACATGATGaagcatatttttacaGTTTGCAAATACGATCAGCCGATGAGCCTAGTacccttttttatatttgcgTTAATTGCAATTATCATTGGAAggaataa
- a CDS encoding adenylosuccinate lyase, putative, translating into MENLKNISPIDGRYKKSCKEISEYFSEYALIKYRIYVEIQWLIFLSEKEFFYKKLSVKAIDELQKIADINDEDVLRLKKIEEETNHDVKAVEYFIKEKINKNNGELVNIKEYVHYLCTSEDINNIAYAICIKSCLNNIIIPHIEKIMNRLKELASEYSQVSILSRTHGQPASATTFGKEMANYFDRLKRHISTLKNIKIYGKFNGAVGNFNAHKIANSNIDWVNNIKYFVEKYFDINYSLYCTQIQDHDYICEISDALGRINSTLLDLSIDIWLYISNNLLKLKHVKNEIGSSTMPHKINPIDFENAEGNLHIANALFKAFSAKLSISRLQRDLSDSTVLRNIGSSYAYSLIAYKSILRGLTKIDINEQAASQELNNNWSTLAEPVQIVLKNFNFPNAYEELKNFTRGKTIDKELMQEYIKTKSEFIPPNAMNQLLELTPNTYIGYADYLANNVDKME; encoded by the coding sequence ATGGAAAACCTAAAAAACATTTCCCCAATCGATGGGAGGTACAAAAAGTCTTGTAAAGAAATTTCCGAATATTTCTCTGAGTATgctttgataaaatataggaTATATGTAGAAATACAAtggcttatttttttaagtgaaaaggaatttttttataaaaaactaAGTGTAAAAGCAATTGATGagttacaaaaaatagcaGATATAAATGATGAGGATGTATTGagattgaaaaaaattgaagaaGAAACAAATCATGATGTTAAGGCagttgaatattttattaaagaaaaaataaataaaaataatggtgagcttgttaatataaaagagtatgtacattatttatgtactagtgaagatataaataatatagcatatgctatatgtataaaatcctgtttaaataatataataatacctcatatagagaaaataatgaatcgATTAAAAGAGTTAGCATCTGAGTATAGTCAGGTTTCTATATTATCTAGAACCCATGGTCAACCTGCATCTGCAACAACCTTTGGAAAAGAAATGGCGAACTATTTTGATAGATTAAAAAGACATATATCtacattaaaaaacataaaaatatatggaaaatttAATGGCGCAGTTGGTAATTTTAATGCTCATAAAATAGCTAATAGTAATATTGATTgggtaaataatataaaatactttgtagaaaaatattttgatattaattataGTTTATATTGTACACAAATACAAGATCatgattatatatgtgaaaTTTCAGATGCATTAGGAAGAATTAATTCTACGCTTTTAGACTTATCTATAGATATatggttatatatatcaaataatttattaaaattaaaacacgtaaaaaatgaaataggTAGTAGTACTATGccacataaaataaacccAATTGATTTTGAAAATGCTGAAGGGAATTTACATATAGCTAATGCACTTTTTAAAGCATTCAGTGCAAAACTTTCTATAAGTAGGTTACAAAGAGACTTATCAGATTCAACAGTTTTACGAAATATTGGTAGTTCATATGCTTATTCTCTTATTGCATATAAATCAATTTTAAGAGGTTTAACAAAAATTGATATCAATGAGCAAGCAGCATCTCAAGagttaaataataattggaGTACCCTAGCTGAACCTGTtcaaattgttttaaaaaattttaactTTCCAAATGCTTatgaagaattaaaaaattttacacGTGGAAAGACTATTGATAAAGAACTAATGcaagaatatattaaaacaaaatcaGAATTCATACCACCAAATGCTATGAACCAATTGTTGGAACTTACTCCTAACACTTATATAGGATATGCTGATTATTTAGCAAACAATGTTGataaaatggaataa
- a CDS encoding merozoite surface protein 4/5, putative has translation MKIANYLSAINLFVVLLMSFKNAHDTSLINTNKCAHNMVGNNRILGNIPSDNTEDSSNQVEGNADSSTDTSEENKSTSNQANADNASPAGSSTEPAKAGTTQDAPAQSDNTNGTGSNTADPKVILLSDDEEEEDDDDAELEDGDCSVDNGGCGENLICEKMENGRIKCSCPSGYKLHGTNCIALLSADSVNYSFCGIIMVAIAIIALLY, from the exons atgaagatcGCAAATTATTTATCAGCAATTAATCTCTTTGTTGTTTTGCTAAtgtcatttaaaaatgcacATGATACTTCTTTAATTAATACAAACAAATGTGCACATAATATGGTGGGTAATAACAGAATTTTAGGAAATATCCCCTCTGATAATACAGAAGATAGTTCGAATCAAGTTGAAGGTAATGCTGATTCAAGCACAGATACTAgcgaagaaaataaaagcaCATCAAATCAGGCAAATGCCGACAATGCAAGTCCAGCTGGATCTTCAACTGAACCCGCTAAAGCTGGAACTACTCAAGATGCACCAGCACAGTCAG ATAACACAAATGGTACTGGAAGTAACACTGCCGACCCAAAAGTTATCCTTCTTTCTGATGacgaagaagaagaagatgatgatgatgCCGAACTTGAAGACGGCGATTGTTCAGTGGATAATGGAGGATGTGGAGAAAATCTAATATGtgaaaaaatggaaaatggTAGAATAAAATGCTCATGCCCATCTGGATATAAATTACATGGTACTAATTGTATCGCATTACTCAGTGCAGATTCAGTGAATTACAGTTTTTGCGGAATTATAATGGTTGCTATTGCTATAAtagcattattatattaa